The genomic segment GCCTCATCAACATGCTGTCGAGTGTTGCCACCTTTCTCGCGTCCACGACCGTGCTCATTCTCGGCGGTCTCGTCGCACTGCTCGGCACCACCGAGAAAGCGGTCGATGTCATGGCGGAACTTCCTTTCGCGGTGCAGGGCAGCCATCGCCTGTGGGAGATCAAGGTGCTGCTGCTGATCGGCATCTTCGGCTTCGCGTTTTTCAAGTTCACCTGGGCGCTGCGGCAGTTCAACATGCTCGCGATTCTCGTGGGGGCAGCACCGAGTTCCGGTGCCGACGCGCGCGATGCCGAGGACTTCATTCGGCGCTCGACGGACATCTCGGTGTACGCCGGCGAGAACTTCAACAACGGACTGCGCAGCTACTACTTCGGGCTGGCGGCACTCGCCTGGTTTCTGCACCCGGTGCTGTTTGCGCTGGCCACTGCAGGCGTGGTCCTGGTCCTGTATCAGCGCGAGTTCCGCTCGTTGACGCTCGAGACCCTGGTCGGCATCCACGGCAAGGGTGACTGGGAGTGGCCACCGCGTCGCATCCTGCCGCCGGAGGACGGGCCGTGACACGCGTCGAATGGCCGGATCCGCGCAGCTATGGCGGCGCAACGGATGACCCGCTGGTGGCGCTCGCAGCAGCCGAGCGCGGCGCTCGCAGCGGCCTGACCGCGCGCCTGCGCGAACTCTCTCGCGCGGGTGACGATAAGGCGATTGCCGCCGCCTTCGCCGCGGCACCCAGCCAGAAGGTGCGGCTCGATCTCCTCGAAGCGCTGAAGGCTGCAATCGACGATCCGGGGCCGGAAGAGGGTGACGCGCTGCTTGCGCGCGTGTTCGCGCTTCCGCTCGTCTTCGTCGTCGGCGGCGTACCGGGTGCGGTGCTGCCGGGCCGCGTTCCGGATGCCGATGTGATCAGCGGATTGCTGCGCGCCAACGGCGCG from the Betaproteobacteria bacterium genome contains:
- a CDS encoding DUF599 domain-containing protein — its product is MDLGALLSLLSPVDYAALLWFCVASFGYAFFAFRKAQHAPSLLGAMNLYRRKWMERIVERENRIVDSSLINMLSSVATFLASTTVLILGGLVALLGTTEKAVDVMAELPFAVQGSHRLWEIKVLLLIGIFGFAFFKFTWALRQFNMLAILVGAAPSSGADARDAEDFIRRSTDISVYAGENFNNGLRSYYFGLAALAWFLHPVLFALATAGVVLVLYQREFRSLTLETLVGIHGKGDWEWPPRRILPPEDGP